Proteins from one Asterias rubens chromosome 21, eAstRub1.3, whole genome shotgun sequence genomic window:
- the LOC117304385 gene encoding regulator of G-protein signaling 17-like isoform X2 — protein MKVTGPYRRTSVRLPLAPEFRSMLVKAPDQIMRESAHQPTTRDPPSVSSTHQVPEAQERGGGGAKGSRACCFCWCCCCSCSLSMKNTGKEESGGGSMELANGDTNDNPTVEEIRVWSHSFDAMMKSARGRRRFRDYLRSEYSEENLLFWLACEELAKESNSAAVEEKARLIYEDYISILSPKEVSLDSRVRETVNRNMADPTIHTFDEAQQQIYILMHRDSFPRFLNSKMFRRMVENASREKK, from the exons CACCCGAATTTCGTTCCATGCTTGTTAAGGCACCGGATCAGATCATGAGAGAGTCGGCCCACCAACCGACGACGAGGGACCCCCCGTCCGTATCCTCCACTCACCAGGTGCCCGAGGCACAGGAGAGGGGAGGGGGTGGTGCGAAGGGCTCCAGGGCCTGCTGCTTCTGCTGGTGCTGCTGTTGCAGTTGCTC TCTAAGTATGAAGAACACCGGCAAAGAGGAATCAGGAGGCGGCTCCATGGAGTTGGCAAATGGGGATACAAATGACAA TCCAACAGTTGAAGAGATACGAGTCTGGTCACATTCATTCGATGCAATGATGAAGAGTGCAA gaGGTCGCAGGAGATTTCGAGACTATTTACGGTCGGAATATAGCGAAGAGAATTTACTATTCTGGCTAGCCTGTGAAGAGCTAGCGAAGGAATCCAACTCGGCTGCTGTAGAGGAAAAGGCCAGGCTAATTTATGAGGATTATATATCGATTCTTTCACCAAAAGAG GTAAGTCTGGATTCTCGCGTTCGAGAGACCGTCAATCGGAACATGGCCGACCCGACCATTCACACGTTCGACGAAGCCCAGCAACAAATCTACATCCTCATGCACCGAGACTCCTTTCCACGCTTTCTCAACTCCAAAATGTTCCGGAGAATGGTGGAGAATGCGAGCCGGGAGAAGAAGTGA
- the LOC117304385 gene encoding regulator of G-protein signaling 17-like isoform X1 produces the protein MKVTGPYRRTSVRLPLAPEFRSMLVKAPDQIMRESAHQPTTRDPPSVSSTHQVPEAQERGGGGAKGSRACCFCWCCCCSCSCLSMKNTGKEESGGGSMELANGDTNDNPTVEEIRVWSHSFDAMMKSARGRRRFRDYLRSEYSEENLLFWLACEELAKESNSAAVEEKARLIYEDYISILSPKEVSLDSRVRETVNRNMADPTIHTFDEAQQQIYILMHRDSFPRFLNSKMFRRMVENASREKK, from the exons CACCCGAATTTCGTTCCATGCTTGTTAAGGCACCGGATCAGATCATGAGAGAGTCGGCCCACCAACCGACGACGAGGGACCCCCCGTCCGTATCCTCCACTCACCAGGTGCCCGAGGCACAGGAGAGGGGAGGGGGTGGTGCGAAGGGCTCCAGGGCCTGCTGCTTCTGCTGGTGCTGCTGTTGCAGTTGCTCGTG TCTAAGTATGAAGAACACCGGCAAAGAGGAATCAGGAGGCGGCTCCATGGAGTTGGCAAATGGGGATACAAATGACAA TCCAACAGTTGAAGAGATACGAGTCTGGTCACATTCATTCGATGCAATGATGAAGAGTGCAA gaGGTCGCAGGAGATTTCGAGACTATTTACGGTCGGAATATAGCGAAGAGAATTTACTATTCTGGCTAGCCTGTGAAGAGCTAGCGAAGGAATCCAACTCGGCTGCTGTAGAGGAAAAGGCCAGGCTAATTTATGAGGATTATATATCGATTCTTTCACCAAAAGAG GTAAGTCTGGATTCTCGCGTTCGAGAGACCGTCAATCGGAACATGGCCGACCCGACCATTCACACGTTCGACGAAGCCCAGCAACAAATCTACATCCTCATGCACCGAGACTCCTTTCCACGCTTTCTCAACTCCAAAATGTTCCGGAGAATGGTGGAGAATGCGAGCCGGGAGAAGAAGTGA